The Agromyces mangrovi genome contains a region encoding:
- a CDS encoding VanZ family protein: MTVAAPPRTAERIMWAVAAAFYVLGVLFITLVPVPWTIRSAQVEHGVLDPQSWLLASTWTTGSPREAIANVAMFVPVGFLVARVAAWLGVVVVMLTWTIEIVQIPLLDRISDPRDLVANLIGGLVGVALALATRRRTRKRVV, translated from the coding sequence ATGACCGTCGCGGCACCTCCGCGCACCGCCGAGCGCATCATGTGGGCCGTTGCGGCCGCGTTCTACGTACTCGGCGTGCTCTTCATCACGCTCGTGCCTGTGCCGTGGACGATCCGGAGCGCGCAGGTGGAGCACGGCGTGCTCGACCCGCAGTCGTGGCTGCTCGCCTCCACATGGACCACGGGCTCGCCGCGCGAGGCGATCGCCAACGTCGCCATGTTCGTTCCCGTCGGGTTCCTCGTCGCGCGCGTCGCCGCCTGGCTCGGCGTTGTCGTCGTCATGCTCACCTGGACGATCGAGATCGTGCAGATCCCGCTGCTCGATCGCATCTCGGACCCGCGCGACCTCGTCGCCAACCTGATCGGCGGCCTCGTCGGAGTCGCCCTGGCGCTGGCGACGCGTCGCCGAACCCGCAAGCGGGTTGTTTAG
- a CDS encoding restriction endonuclease yields the protein MAIPKWHEFMGPILRVMSDGHIRDRSEITDAAAIDVRLTEAERNVTLTTGQPMYANRVGWAISHLTKAGALSRPERGHYVIGEQGRTLLATYPAVTRSNVETVTGYRRSRVVTEPSRPVNNDVESLDPAELIDQGIRQIQEEVSTELLTRLMSKSPAFFEQTVVDLLVAMGYGGADGQARVTSMSNDGGIDGVIDQDTLGLSRVYVQAKRYSTDNAVSRPDVQGFVGALSGKADGGVFITTGRFSPGARQYAESVPTRIILIDGERLTSLMIRFGIGVQTKQTVHIVEIDEDYFE from the coding sequence TTGGCGATACCCAAGTGGCACGAGTTCATGGGCCCGATTCTGCGCGTCATGAGCGACGGGCATATCCGCGACCGCAGTGAGATCACAGATGCAGCTGCAATCGACGTTCGCCTAACGGAGGCCGAACGGAATGTCACGCTCACCACCGGGCAACCGATGTACGCGAACCGTGTCGGATGGGCGATATCGCATCTCACAAAGGCCGGCGCGCTTTCACGCCCCGAACGGGGGCACTATGTGATCGGCGAGCAAGGCCGTACTCTCCTTGCGACCTACCCGGCGGTGACCCGCAGCAACGTGGAAACCGTCACGGGATACCGTCGATCTCGCGTCGTCACAGAGCCTTCAAGGCCGGTGAACAATGATGTCGAATCGCTCGACCCGGCCGAGCTCATCGACCAAGGCATCAGACAGATTCAGGAGGAAGTTTCCACCGAACTCCTGACGCGACTCATGTCGAAGTCTCCTGCGTTCTTCGAACAGACCGTTGTCGACCTGCTTGTGGCCATGGGGTATGGCGGGGCGGACGGACAAGCCCGCGTCACCTCGATGTCGAATGACGGCGGTATCGACGGAGTCATCGACCAAGACACTCTTGGGCTCAGCCGCGTCTACGTTCAGGCCAAGCGTTACTCCACCGACAACGCAGTGAGCCGACCCGACGTGCAGGGCTTCGTCGGCGCGCTTAGCGGAAAGGCCGACGGCGGCGTCTTCATCACGACGGGGCGCTTCAGTCCGGGGGCGCGCCAATACGCCGAGTCCGTGCCGACACGGATCATCTTGATCGACGGCGAACGGCTGACCTCGTTGATGATCCGGTTCGGGATCGGTGTTCAGACGAAGCAAACCGTGCACATCGTCGAGATCGACGAGGACTACTTCGAGTAG
- a CDS encoding PadR family transcriptional regulator — protein sequence MSGSFTGEGFPGASGSWGRGGQGPNLWEAMEQLRGMFEQKVGQRMGKGDVRTAVLALLAEQPMHGYQIISEIAQRSGGTWKPSAGSVYPTLQLLADEGLISAEESGGRKTYSLTEAGKVEAGASADRTPPWKTSSGRDYGVGGKLPKAGIELAQAAAQVGRTGTPEQVDQAVEVLEEARRKLYGILAEG from the coding sequence ATGAGCGGTTCATTCACGGGCGAAGGGTTCCCCGGAGCATCCGGTAGCTGGGGCCGAGGCGGCCAAGGGCCGAATCTCTGGGAGGCCATGGAGCAGCTTCGCGGCATGTTCGAGCAGAAGGTCGGCCAGCGCATGGGCAAGGGTGACGTGCGCACGGCGGTGCTTGCGCTGCTCGCCGAGCAGCCGATGCACGGGTACCAGATCATCAGCGAGATCGCCCAGCGCAGCGGCGGTACCTGGAAGCCGAGCGCCGGATCCGTGTACCCCACGCTGCAGCTGCTCGCCGACGAGGGGCTCATCAGCGCCGAGGAGTCGGGCGGGCGCAAGACGTACTCGCTCACCGAGGCGGGGAAGGTCGAGGCGGGGGCATCCGCTGACCGCACCCCGCCGTGGAAGACGTCGAGCGGGCGCGACTACGGCGTCGGCGGCAAGCTGCCGAAAGCCGGCATCGAGCTGGCGCAGGCGGCGGCGCAGGTCGGGCGCACGGGCACGCCCGAGCAGGTCGACCAGGCGGTCGAGGTGCTCGAGGAGGCGCGGCGGAAGTTGTACGGGATTCTTGCGGAGGGGTGA